Proteins co-encoded in one Bacillus paramycoides genomic window:
- a CDS encoding TrkH family potassium uptake protein — MKDIKKFLQKLRPVQLIVLFYLLAVVVSVILLSLPFVTKSGVEWTFIDALFTAVSAVSVTGLSVVTISDTFTTAGIVILALILQLGGLGIMALGTFVWIITGKKIGLQRRRLIMADHNQGNLSGLVELMRSILIVIISIELIGAILLGTRFLLYFPTWQEAYFHGFFAAVSATTNGGFDLTGQSLIPYKKDYIVQMIHMLLIILGAIGFPVLMEVKQFLSKRRQQLFRFSLFTKLTTTTFFALVIVGTIMIFLLERNQFLAGKSWHETVFYTLFQSVTTRSGGLATMDIRELSQPTLLFMSILMFIGASPSSVGGGIRTTTFAVSILSLYTFARGGRTVRVFKRQLHEEDVLKASVVMTMGILLCATALFILSITENVPLMSLIVEVCSAFGTTGLSTGITPDLTTVGKLVLIVLMFIGRVGILTFILASGGREQPPRYKYPKERIIIG, encoded by the coding sequence ATGAAAGATATAAAAAAGTTTTTACAAAAATTACGTCCCGTGCAACTTATTGTTTTGTTTTATTTATTAGCAGTAGTTGTATCGGTGATATTGCTTAGTTTACCGTTTGTTACGAAGTCTGGTGTGGAATGGACATTTATAGATGCCCTCTTTACAGCTGTTAGTGCGGTAAGTGTTACGGGCCTGTCTGTTGTTACGATTTCAGATACATTTACTACGGCAGGAATTGTTATTTTAGCCCTTATTTTACAATTAGGCGGCTTAGGAATTATGGCGCTTGGTACATTCGTTTGGATTATAACGGGGAAAAAGATTGGTCTGCAGAGAAGAAGACTGATTATGGCAGACCATAATCAAGGGAATTTATCAGGCCTTGTAGAATTGATGCGTTCTATTTTAATTGTAATTATTTCAATAGAGCTTATTGGAGCAATATTATTAGGTACAAGATTCCTACTTTACTTTCCAACTTGGCAAGAAGCTTATTTTCACGGTTTCTTTGCGGCTGTTAGTGCAACTACGAACGGCGGATTTGATTTAACAGGGCAATCGCTAATTCCGTATAAAAAAGATTATATTGTTCAAATGATTCATATGTTACTTATTATTTTAGGAGCAATCGGATTCCCTGTATTAATGGAAGTGAAACAGTTCCTTAGTAAAAGGAGACAGCAACTATTTCGTTTTTCGTTATTTACAAAATTGACGACAACAACATTTTTTGCGCTCGTTATCGTTGGAACAATTATGATTTTTTTACTAGAACGAAATCAGTTTTTAGCAGGAAAGTCATGGCATGAAACGGTTTTCTATACATTATTCCAATCTGTGACGACGCGAAGTGGTGGGCTTGCTACAATGGATATACGTGAATTGTCACAACCGACGCTTTTATTTATGAGTATATTAATGTTTATAGGGGCATCTCCAAGTTCGGTGGGAGGCGGAATACGTACAACAACATTTGCTGTTAGTATATTATCGCTATACACTTTTGCAAGAGGCGGGAGAACGGTTAGAGTCTTCAAACGTCAGCTACATGAAGAGGACGTGCTGAAAGCATCTGTCGTTATGACGATGGGTATTTTATTATGTGCTACAGCACTATTTATTTTATCCATTACGGAAAATGTACCGCTTATGAGTTTAATTGTTGAAGTCTGTTCTGCTTTCGGGACGACAGGACTATCGACAGGTATTACGCCAGATTTAACAACTGTTGGTAAACTTGTACTCATTGTACTTATGTTTATCGGTCGCGTTGGTATTTTAACATTTATACTAGCTAGTGGCGGAAGAGAACAGCCACCTCGCTATAAATACCCGAAAGAGAGAATTATTATTGGATAG
- a CDS encoding DUF3905 domain-containing protein, giving the protein MKKKDKIQSPILDETLPHQMNFPSFKGTGKKMQQPFINQYDVVIGDSKYDSENSPLHNWSDEIDPAIMAGEEWIHPTNDIGWISEENQELLKKEADSKNDAFMHPQFGIND; this is encoded by the coding sequence TTGAAGAAGAAAGATAAAATTCAGTCACCAATTCTAGACGAAACGCTCCCGCATCAAATGAATTTTCCATCTTTTAAAGGAACAGGAAAGAAGATGCAACAACCTTTCATCAATCAATATGACGTCGTAATCGGAGACAGTAAATATGATTCCGAGAACAGTCCACTTCACAATTGGAGTGATGAAATAGATCCCGCCATTATGGCTGGAGAAGAATGGATCCATCCTACTAATGATATTGGTTGGATTTCAGAAGAGAATCAAGAGTTGCTAAAAAAAGAAGCAGATAGTAAAAATGACGCTTTTATGCATCCGCAATTTGGCATTAACGACTAA
- a CDS encoding putative 2-aminoethylphosphonate ABC transporter substrate-binding protein, which translates to MKKTIFKAVATGMVFSLLMGCGAKKEESAGAKVKDDKLSGSLTVYTAIEEELVPIYLDSFKKKYPDVKLNIVRDSTGVITAKLLAEGKNTQADVVWGTAASSLLALDKKDMLKGYSPKGADRVLPQFKDDKQPEKWVGNTAFMTGIAINKEELKKKNLPMPESYEDLTKPEYKGTLVMPHPASSGTGFLTVSAWLQIMGEDKGWDYMKKLHDNMATYTHSGSKPAKLAGVGEYPVGVSMVYSALKEKQKGAPVEVVLPKEGLGWEVEANALIKKDNAKNEKLAQAFLDWAITDDVMKLYFEKNGFATIKNDYKLPDGFPKDVTEKLYKKNDFKWAAENRDKILEKWEKEFGQKAEPKK; encoded by the coding sequence GTGAAAAAAACAATCTTTAAAGCTGTAGCAACTGGAATGGTATTTTCGTTATTAATGGGGTGTGGTGCTAAGAAAGAAGAAAGTGCTGGGGCAAAAGTAAAAGATGATAAACTATCTGGATCATTAACTGTCTACACAGCGATCGAAGAAGAACTTGTACCAATTTATCTTGATTCTTTTAAAAAGAAATATCCAGATGTGAAGCTGAACATTGTTCGTGATTCAACTGGAGTTATTACAGCAAAATTGCTAGCTGAAGGAAAAAATACACAAGCAGATGTTGTATGGGGAACTGCTGCATCAAGTCTATTGGCTTTAGATAAAAAAGATATGTTAAAAGGATACTCTCCAAAAGGAGCAGATCGTGTTCTTCCACAATTTAAAGATGATAAGCAACCAGAAAAATGGGTAGGAAATACTGCATTTATGACGGGGATTGCTATAAATAAAGAAGAATTAAAGAAGAAAAATTTACCGATGCCAGAATCATACGAAGACTTAACGAAACCAGAATATAAAGGAACGCTTGTTATGCCACATCCAGCTTCTTCTGGAACAGGGTTTTTAACAGTTTCTGCATGGTTACAAATTATGGGTGAAGATAAGGGCTGGGATTATATGAAGAAACTTCATGATAATATGGCAACTTATACTCATTCAGGTTCAAAGCCAGCGAAATTAGCAGGTGTAGGCGAATATCCAGTTGGCGTATCAATGGTTTATAGTGCTTTGAAAGAGAAACAAAAAGGTGCACCAGTTGAAGTTGTATTGCCGAAAGAAGGATTAGGTTGGGAAGTAGAAGCAAACGCACTTATAAAAAAAGATAATGCAAAAAATGAAAAATTAGCGCAAGCATTTTTAGATTGGGCAATTACTGATGATGTAATGAAGTTATACTTCGAGAAAAATGGATTTGCGACAATTAAAAATGATTATAAACTTCCAGATGGATTCCCTAAAGATGTGACAGAAAAGTTATACAAAAAGAATGACTTTAAGTGGGCAGCAGAAAATCGCGACAAAATTTTAGAAAAATGGGAAAAAGAGTTTGGCCAAAAAGCAGAACCGAAAAAGTAA
- a CDS encoding putative 2-aminoethylphosphonate ABC transporter ATP-binding protein: MSEYLSIQHIQKQFDAFTALKDISFTVKKNEFVCLLGPSGCGKTTLLRILAGLEEATTGSIAVDGKDITALPPGKRNFGMMFQSYALFPNLTALENIEYGLKTKKYGKAEVKEKALEALELVDLLNVKDKYPAQMSGGQQQRVALARALALSPDILLLDEPLSALDAKVREKLRREMRDLQEKVGVTTIMVTHDQEEALTMADKIVVMNHAEIMQIGTPEEIYQRPANPFVADFIGSINFFSENNEEHAIRPEHVTVVQNGGIKTVVESMEFRGSVYRTEVRIVEEKTHLYNEKIVVDILASEVEKTAIRKGKPIQISFSENHMLSYGKKVIV; the protein is encoded by the coding sequence ATGAGCGAATATTTATCAATTCAACACATTCAAAAACAGTTTGATGCATTTACAGCGTTAAAAGATATTTCTTTTACTGTGAAAAAAAATGAGTTTGTATGTTTATTAGGCCCAAGTGGCTGTGGGAAAACAACATTGCTTCGAATTTTAGCAGGGCTAGAAGAGGCAACAACAGGTAGTATAGCTGTGGATGGAAAAGATATTACAGCATTACCTCCTGGAAAGAGGAATTTCGGAATGATGTTTCAATCATATGCATTATTTCCGAATTTAACAGCACTTGAAAACATTGAATATGGCTTAAAGACAAAAAAATATGGAAAAGCAGAAGTAAAAGAGAAGGCGCTAGAGGCGTTAGAACTTGTAGATTTGCTGAATGTAAAAGATAAATATCCTGCTCAAATGTCTGGTGGACAGCAGCAGCGAGTAGCACTTGCACGTGCGCTCGCTCTGTCTCCAGATATTCTATTACTTGATGAGCCGTTATCTGCTTTAGATGCAAAAGTACGTGAAAAGTTACGTAGAGAAATGCGTGATTTGCAAGAAAAAGTAGGAGTAACAACTATTATGGTCACGCATGATCAAGAAGAGGCATTAACGATGGCTGATAAAATTGTTGTAATGAATCATGCGGAAATCATGCAGATTGGCACACCAGAGGAAATTTATCAAAGACCAGCCAATCCGTTTGTGGCAGATTTTATTGGTTCTATTAATTTCTTTTCGGAAAATAATGAAGAACATGCCATTCGTCCCGAACATGTAACAGTTGTACAAAACGGTGGTATTAAAACGGTTGTGGAAAGTATGGAATTTCGCGGATCTGTATATCGGACAGAAGTGAGAATTGTAGAAGAAAAAACACATCTGTATAACGAGAAAATTGTAGTGGATATATTGGCATCAGAAGTAGAGAAAACCGCTATTAGAAAAGGAAAGCCGATTCAAATCTCTTTCTCAGAAAATCATATGTTGTCATATGGAAAGAAGGTCATTGTATAG
- a CDS encoding putative 2-aminoethylphosphonate ABC transporter permease subunit → MEMLENFEVESTKKKVKRRIGKEEWMQRLLIISMLLTFLIMLVLPLLQLFTQAFYDKDGAFIGVANFSKYFTTPTLVQSLQNTVWISGATTVIAVTLAFAYAYAIARTNVFGKRVFQYIALLPLFAPTMMHGIALTYLFGNQGLVTKGMFGLFEGIQIPLYGPVGIVMAEVMYTFPQAFLILLIAFQGSDYRLYEASNMLGASKTKQFFTVTLPSVKYGLISAMFVVFTLSFTDFGAPKIVGGQYNVLATDVYKQVIGQQNMPMGATVGMILLIPAIFAFAVDRITQRKQANLLSSKAVPYRIINNKKRDVISFVYCSVVTLMIILLFVAVGIAASVKVWPYNMSFTFEHFNFSSLTGDGLEAFKNSVIVSAITAVIGAVLTFMFAYAIEKINQLQFFRKAGYFFSIVPLAIPGLVLGLGYVFFFSQPTIQIFGFSVTNPFHSLYGTIAVLVLVNIIHFYAVTFVTATTALKKLDREFELVSQSMGIPFYKTFFRVTVPMCLPAILEMVMYYFVNSMVTVSAVVFLYSADFKLAAVSIVNMDDAGNVAPAAAMSVLIVVTNIVVRVVYEWGTKALRNRTSQWQKR, encoded by the coding sequence ATGGAGATGTTAGAAAATTTCGAGGTAGAAAGTACGAAAAAAAAGGTTAAGAGACGTATCGGTAAAGAAGAGTGGATGCAAAGACTATTAATTATTAGTATGCTTCTTACATTTTTGATTATGCTTGTATTACCTCTATTACAATTATTTACACAAGCTTTTTACGATAAAGATGGAGCATTCATTGGAGTAGCGAATTTCAGTAAATATTTCACAACTCCAACGCTAGTACAATCATTACAAAATACGGTATGGATTTCGGGTGCGACAACAGTTATTGCAGTGACACTCGCTTTCGCTTACGCCTATGCAATCGCTCGTACGAATGTGTTTGGGAAGCGTGTATTTCAATATATCGCGTTGTTACCATTATTCGCACCAACGATGATGCATGGTATTGCACTTACATATTTATTTGGTAATCAGGGGTTAGTAACGAAAGGAATGTTTGGTTTGTTTGAAGGAATACAAATCCCTTTATATGGACCAGTAGGAATTGTAATGGCTGAGGTCATGTATACATTTCCGCAAGCATTTCTTATATTATTAATTGCTTTTCAAGGTTCTGATTATCGTTTATATGAAGCTTCTAATATGTTAGGAGCGAGTAAAACAAAGCAATTTTTCACTGTTACTTTACCTAGTGTAAAGTACGGATTAATTAGTGCGATGTTCGTTGTATTTACACTTAGTTTCACTGATTTTGGGGCACCAAAAATTGTTGGTGGGCAATATAATGTACTTGCTACTGACGTATATAAGCAAGTAATTGGGCAGCAAAATATGCCGATGGGTGCAACCGTCGGAATGATTTTATTAATCCCAGCTATATTTGCATTTGCAGTTGATCGCATTACGCAAAGAAAGCAGGCAAATCTCTTATCTTCTAAAGCAGTACCTTATAGAATAATAAATAATAAGAAACGAGATGTTATTTCATTCGTATATTGTAGCGTAGTAACGCTTATGATTATTCTATTATTTGTGGCTGTTGGTATTGCTGCAAGTGTGAAAGTATGGCCGTATAATATGAGCTTTACATTTGAACATTTTAATTTTTCTAGTTTAACAGGAGATGGACTTGAAGCTTTTAAAAATAGCGTAATTGTTTCAGCAATCACAGCGGTTATTGGAGCGGTTTTAACATTTATGTTCGCTTATGCGATAGAAAAAATAAATCAGCTACAATTTTTCCGAAAAGCAGGTTACTTTTTCTCTATCGTCCCTTTAGCGATACCAGGTTTAGTACTTGGGTTAGGCTATGTCTTCTTCTTTAGTCAACCAACAATACAAATTTTTGGATTTTCTGTAACAAACCCGTTTCATTCTTTATACGGAACAATCGCTGTGTTGGTACTAGTTAATATCATTCATTTTTATGCCGTAACATTTGTTACCGCAACGACAGCTTTAAAGAAATTGGACCGAGAATTTGAACTTGTTTCACAGTCAATGGGCATCCCGTTTTATAAAACATTCTTTCGAGTAACAGTGCCGATGTGTTTACCGGCAATTTTAGAAATGGTGATGTACTACTTCGTAAATTCAATGGTAACTGTCTCGGCAGTTGTATTCCTATACTCGGCTGATTTTAAACTAGCTGCCGTATCAATTGTAAATATGGATGATGCAGGAAATGTAGCGCCAGCAGCTGCAATGAGTGTACTTATTGTTGTTACAAATATTGTAGTAAGAGTTGTATATGAATGGGGTACGAAAGCACTTCGTAACCGAACGTCACAATGGCAAAAAAGATAA